In the Candidatus Electrothrix rattekaaiensis genome, one interval contains:
- the gspE gene encoding type II secretion system ATPase GspE: MKPLGQILLESSNIAEEDINYALEIQRERGGLLGKILVQEKKLTELELLHALSLHSGLELRDSLPTDLDPFFTGKVSIGFLKKFKMMPVATPHEAFIALADPSYYQQLDDLQRVLNWDGIDTILVPEEEIIAAVNASYDRSSQGAADQVLQDIDEDDPEALLSEIEETADLLDDTSDAPVIKLVNLILSQAVRDGASDIHVEPYKDQVKIRKRVDGILYDMLAPQKHVQAKLISRIKIMAKMDIAEKRLPQDGRIEIRIADKNIDLRVSSLPTAFGERVVMRLLDKSNVLLSLKQLGMSPRDLKLLMQLIKAPHGIILVTGPTGSGKTTSLYSALSVLNQPDVNIITVEDPIEYQINGISQVQVNAKIDLTFANGLRTIVRQDPDIILVGEIRDIETAVMAIQAALTGHLVFSTLHTNDAASAVTRLIDMGVEPFLVSSSVNAIMAQRLVRKICSHCREAYKPAPEYLEQLDLPLEFHDADLYLGRGCEECLHTGYQGRVGIYELMVLSEHIKSIILTTSDAGQIKREAIADAENPMLTLRLDGLQKVLNGVTTLEEVFRVT; encoded by the coding sequence ATGAAGCCTCTCGGTCAAATTCTTTTGGAATCCTCCAACATTGCGGAGGAAGATATTAACTATGCCCTTGAAATACAAAGAGAAAGAGGGGGATTGCTGGGTAAAATCCTGGTTCAGGAGAAAAAACTCACTGAACTTGAACTTCTACACGCACTCAGTCTTCATTCCGGCCTTGAATTGCGAGATTCGCTTCCTACAGACTTAGACCCATTTTTTACAGGAAAAGTTTCCATAGGCTTTTTGAAAAAATTCAAAATGATGCCCGTAGCTACTCCACATGAAGCCTTTATCGCTCTTGCAGACCCTTCTTATTATCAACAGCTGGATGACCTTCAGCGCGTCCTCAACTGGGATGGAATCGATACCATTTTGGTGCCGGAAGAAGAAATTATAGCCGCAGTCAATGCGAGCTATGACCGATCTAGTCAGGGGGCGGCGGATCAAGTACTTCAGGATATTGATGAAGATGATCCAGAGGCACTTCTTTCAGAAATTGAAGAAACAGCGGATCTGCTGGATGATACCAGTGATGCTCCGGTCATTAAGCTGGTCAACCTGATTTTGTCCCAGGCCGTGCGGGACGGTGCCAGTGACATCCACGTTGAACCGTATAAAGATCAAGTAAAAATCCGCAAACGTGTTGACGGTATCCTTTATGATATGCTGGCCCCACAAAAGCATGTTCAGGCAAAATTGATCTCCCGAATCAAGATCATGGCAAAAATGGATATTGCTGAAAAGCGTCTCCCCCAGGACGGGCGTATTGAAATCCGCATTGCGGATAAAAATATTGATCTGCGTGTATCCTCCCTGCCCACGGCCTTTGGCGAACGGGTGGTTATGCGTCTGCTGGATAAATCCAATGTCCTGCTGTCCCTGAAGCAGCTTGGTATGTCACCGCGTGATCTGAAGCTTCTGATGCAGCTGATCAAGGCACCCCACGGTATTATCCTTGTGACAGGCCCCACTGGAAGCGGAAAAACAACCAGTCTTTACTCTGCGCTCTCTGTACTCAACCAGCCCGATGTTAATATCATTACCGTTGAAGACCCCATTGAGTACCAGATCAACGGGATCAGTCAGGTGCAGGTTAATGCAAAAATTGATCTGACCTTTGCCAACGGTCTGCGCACCATTGTTCGTCAGGATCCTGATATCATTCTCGTCGGTGAGATCAGGGATATAGAAACCGCAGTGATGGCTATCCAGGCAGCCCTAACCGGCCATCTTGTTTTTTCAACCCTGCATACCAACGATGCAGCCAGTGCCGTCACCCGCCTGATTGATATGGGTGTTGAGCCCTTTTTGGTTTCTTCCTCGGTGAATGCCATTATGGCCCAGCGGCTGGTCCGTAAAATCTGTTCGCATTGCCGAGAAGCCTATAAACCGGCTCCAGAGTATCTAGAACAGCTTGATCTGCCTCTTGAATTCCATGATGCTGATCTTTATCTCGGTAGGGGCTGTGAGGAATGCCTCCACACCGGATACCAAGGTCGAGTTGGTATTTACGAACTCATGGTGCTTTCCGAACATATTAAAAGTATCATCCTCACCACCTCAGATGCTGGCCAGATCAAACGCGAGGCAATTGCTGATGCTGAAAATCCTATGCTGACGCTGCGTCTGGACGGCCTGCAAAAGGTATTGAACGGTGTCACCACCCTGGAAGAGGTCTTCCGAGTAACCTGA
- a CDS encoding class I SAM-dependent methyltransferase → MTRQDIWDYWAKYYDRLWLQRISLQPTRALVCKKICEKIMDIKDEAKPTDEPPPLEILDMGCGTGQLFGDLVKALGKEQFQYLGIDPSGAMLEQAVEKFPQASFFQSAVKEVIPDQASFDVIVCSHSFPYFSDGEAALQKMASMLKPGGLLLLSQACTNNMYDATVLKLTTLATSKAIYRSLQQMTELGDTLFGELKTFRISKKFFVPSLYLFQWVK, encoded by the coding sequence ATGACTCGACAAGATATTTGGGATTATTGGGCAAAATATTATGATCGACTTTGGCTGCAAAGGATTTCACTTCAGCCCACCCGTGCCTTAGTCTGTAAAAAAATCTGTGAAAAAATCATGGATATTAAAGATGAAGCCAAGCCCACTGATGAACCGCCCCCATTGGAGATCCTCGACATGGGCTGCGGCACTGGCCAATTATTCGGAGATCTGGTCAAGGCCTTAGGGAAGGAACAATTTCAATACCTTGGTATTGATCCCTCTGGGGCCATGCTGGAACAGGCTGTGGAAAAATTTCCCCAAGCATCCTTTTTCCAAAGTGCTGTAAAGGAAGTCATACCTGATCAGGCCTCATTTGATGTCATTGTGTGCAGCCACTCTTTCCCGTATTTTTCTGACGGGGAAGCAGCACTGCAAAAAATGGCGAGCATGCTCAAACCCGGAGGCCTGCTCCTCCTCTCTCAGGCCTGTACAAACAATATGTACGATGCCACTGTCCTCAAGCTGACCACGTTGGCTACATCAAAGGCTATTTATCGTTCCTTGCAACAAATGACAGAGCTAGGTGACACCCTCTTTGGGGAACTGAAGACCTTTCGGATTTCA